The genomic segment TCTTCATCACTATTGCCTGTGCCAGGTTATGCCAATGTGAGTTGCCAAGCGTTAATTTGTGATTTAACAGCGTCAAAACGACAGGAAGCCGAACGCTCTGCTTTGCTTGTTGAACAAAAAGAAATGAAAGAAGAATTAGAAAGCATCTTAAGCAGCTCTAATGATCCGATTGTTGCTGTTGATATGGAATTCAGATTCAGTGTTTTTAATCAAAGCTTTGCTAGTCTGTTTTTCTTGTTGTATGGGGTGAAAGTAGCAAGGCGTGATTGTTTGCTGCATTACGAATTGAAATCTGAAGAAGACAGATCTAATTTAATTACTTTTTGGGGGCGTGTCTTGCAGGGGGAATGCTTTGTGATTCGCCGTGCTCTGCATGGGGATGACAAAATAATCCGGGTCTTTGATTTATCTTTCAGCCCGCAGTTTAATTCTGCAGGAAAGCAAATTGGTGCAATTAATGTTTTGCACGATGTAACGCTGTCTGCACAAACTGAACGTGCATTGCAAAAGAGTGAAGAGTTATTTAAAGCGGCCACTCAATCCAGTGTGGATGCCATTTATGTGCTGGAAGCCATCAAAGATGAAAGTTGGAAGCTGGTTGATTTTGATTTTTCTGAAGTGAATCAAAATGGATTTGATTTTTTGCAATTGCATTTAGACGATACGCCAAAAATGTCTTTTGAAAAAGCAGTAAATCGTATTGCATATGGCTATTTATTTGATGTGTGCAGTGATGTGTATTTTACTAAAACAAAATATCAGCAGGAAAAAGAATGTATTGGTCCTGATGGGAATAGTTGCTGGTTATTGTTTAGTGTGGTTGCCTTATCGAACGGTGTAGTGCTTACGGCCAGCGATATCAGTGAGCGAAAACAATCTGAGCTGGCTCTGGCTACTTTTAGTAGTTTGCAGCAGGCCATTCTTGATTCGGCAGGATCTGCAATTATTGTCACTGATTTATCAAATACGATCCGCTTATTTAATCAGGCCGCAGAGGAAATGCTGGGCTATCAGGCGGGCGAGCTGATCGGAAAAGAGACCCCCGCTGTTTTTCATCAGGCAGAGTCTGCCCGTTTATTTATTGCTGAATTTGAAAAAGAGTTGGGAGAGCCATTGCCAATTGGATCTGATGTTTTTTCAATTCAAGCCATGCGTTATACCCAGCGCGACTGGATTTATCAGCACCGGGATGGCCATGCTTTTCCGGTTGAATTAACCATGAATGTGGTTCGCAATCAGCAGGGTGAAATTACCGGCTATATGGGGATTGCGAATGATATCAGTGTTCGAAAAATGGCCGAAATGAAATTGCAGCAAAATGAATCACGCACCTCAGCTATTTTGGATAGCCTGCACGATTGCGTGCTTTCTGTGGGCATGAATGGTTTGATTCTGGATGCTAATCCTGCGGCATTAAAAGTATTTGCTTACGATAATTTAAGAGGAAAGTCCTTGAATTTATTATTTCCTCATTTGGGAGAAATGAATCTGCAGCAAAACCTGGCAGGGGAGATTTTTACGCGGCTGGGGGTTGATACGCAAGGTATGCGCGAGGTGGTTGCCATTAATAAAGAGGGGGTGGAAGTTTTAATGGATATGGCGCTGGCCGAAGTGGAAGTTGATGGTGCGCATGTTTTTATCACGACGCTGCATGATTTAACCCAGCACAAATTAGATGAACAAAAAATGCAGGAAACCATTGAAGAGCTGGAGGCGGTGCAGACCAGTTTAAGTGGCAGCCACGAGCAATTGTCTCAGGCCAATCAGGAATTATCTAGGCTGGCCCATCTGGATGGCCTGACAGGGATTGCTAACCGGCGCTTATTTGATCAGACGCTGGTGCAGGAGTGGGCGCGTGGGGCAAGGGCGGGTGAGTGTCTGGCGCTGGCGATGCTCGATGTGGATTACTTTAAGCGTTATAACGATCATTTTGGTCATCAGGCGGGCGATGAATGCCTGAAGCGGGTGGCTATGGCTATTGCCTCGGCTTTACATCGTCCTGGGGATTTTGCTGCGCGCTACGGCGGGGAGGAATTTGTGCTGGTGTTGCCGGGTACAGATCAGGAGGGTGCGGTACAGGTGGTCGAGGCGGTTTTAAATCAGGTACGTAATCTGGCTATTGTGCATCAGACATCGGATGTGGCGAAGGTAGTGACATTAAGTGCAGGCATTGCCGTTGTTTTGCCACTACAGGGGGTTGATCCCTATTGCCTTGTGCAGGCTGCCGATCAGGCCCTTTACCAAGCCAAGCATCAGGGACGAAATCGTTATTTTCTGGCAGGGGCAAATCGGCTCACAGAATAAGGGGATAGCGGCGTGTGTGAATTGTGGATAAGTCATCTAAGACATTGATCTGCTAAGGATAGAGGTGGGCTGCTTATTTATTAAGCAGCCCGTTTTTTTGCAACTAAAAAAAGCCTGCCATTTTGATCAGGGACACAGCAATAGCCAGCATCATAAAGCCAATCAGAATATCTAGAATCCGCCACGCTAATGGCTTATTAAACAGGTGGCTGAGCTTGCTGGAGCCATAGGCGAGCGAGAAAAACCAGACAAATGAAAATCCGACCGCGCCGAGTACAAATAGAGGCCGTTCGGCAGGGGCTTGTTGTGCGCCAATGGAGCCAACCAAAACCACGGTATCAAGCAGGGCGTGAGGGTTGAGCAAAGAAAAAGCCAGCCCCGCCAGTATCACTTTGCCCGGTGTGGCAAAGGCGCGTTCACGATGATCATCACCTAGAACATCGGGGTGGAGTGCCTTCTTAAATGCATTGAAGCCGTACCAGAGTACAAAAACAGTGCCAAAAATGGCCATCCAGCGCTGCAAATCGGGCATGGTGTTGAGCGCATGCCCCATGCCGGCCACACCAATCGACATCAAAACTAAATCACAAAGAGAGCAAATCAGAGCGGTCAGAAATATGTGTTGTCTGGTTAGACCCTGTCTTAATACAAAAGTGTTTTGTGCGCCAATGGCCATGATTAGGCTGGCTGATAATGCTGCACCATTAAATACAGTTGATATGGTCATCAGTGGGTCTTTTTTGAGAGGGCTAAAATAGTGAAGTCACCGACAATGTAAGGGATTCGTCTGCAAATGCCTAGGGTATGTTGACGTTTCATTCACGGCGCAATTGTGAATGAAACGTCAACATACCCTAGTTGTAAGTATTGCAAAATCTCTTGGTAGACAGGCTTTTTGTGCGGTGCAGAAATGTAAATATTGCTTGAAAGAAGAATTGTTCTCGTTTAAAGTGTGAGAATGATTATCAATAGAACTCTCATTGTTGCGGTGGCTTTGCTCGGCCACTCTGCTCTGCTTTATGGCTTAACGACGATGTCAGTGCAGCCTGCAAAGCCGAAGCAGGTACTCATGCTGCTTGCGCCTGCACCCATTCCTATGGGAGAGGATGTTGTTAAGCAGCCTGAAAGTAAGCCCCAGGCCAAACCCCGCCCTGTGATCAAGCCGCAAACAGCAAAACCAGTGCTTGCTAAGACAGTGAGTAAAACGCCCGAAACGATAAAAGCACCCGAGCAGATGGCCGTCGGGCAGATGGCTGCCGCTGCGCAAACGGCGGCGCCCGCAGAGGCTGTGCCTGCACCGGCTACGGCGGGCAGTAAAAACAGCAAGCAGGTTTCGGATGAAGTACCTGTTGAAACCCCCCCATTATTTAATACCAGCTATCTTGCAAATCCTCGTCCTTCCTACCCGGCTCAATCGATGGCACTGGGTGAAAAGGGGCGGGTGATGCTCAGGGTGAAGGTCAGTGAGTCTGGCCTGCCTATTGAGGTTGAATTAGCGCGCAGCAGCGGTTATCGCCGCCTAGATGATGCCGCTAAAAAAGCGGTTGAGCGCTGGAAGTTTGTGCCAGGCCGCCGTGGTGATAATCCGGTTGTAATGAGTGCCATGGTTCCTGTGGATTTTGTAATTTAAAAGAGGTTTGTAATGGATTTAGCGTTAATTTGGCATTCGGGTGACCCTGTTCTGGTGTCGGTTTTTGTGCTGCTGCTGACCATGTCGGTGGTGAGCTGGTGTCTGATTTTATTGCGCAGCAGCCTGCTTTTACGCATTAAACGCGGGCAAACCCGTTTTTTAGCCAGCTTTTGGAAAGCATCAGATTGGAATGAGGCCACCGGCTTGGCTGCCCATGCTATTGCACCTGAGGCCAAGCTGGCCCGTGCCGGCTGGGAAGGTTTGGCGCATTACCGCAGCAATGCCGGCAAGGGATTGGGTTTGGCTGTGTCTTTAGATGATTATCTGGTCCGCACTTTACGCACTCGCTTAAGCCAGGAAAACGCGCGCCTAGAGCTGGGTTTGTCATGGCTGGCAACGGTGGGCTCGGTGTCGCCCTTCGTAGGTTTGTTTGGCACGGTGTGGGGGATTTATCACGCGCTGGTGGCTATTGCAACCAAGGGTGATGCATCACTGGCAACGGTTGCCGGGCCTATCGGCGAAGCGCTCGTGGCAACGGCTGCAGGTTTGGCTGTGGCGATTCCCGCGGTGGTAGCTTACAACGCTTTTGTGCGGGCTAACCGGGTGATTGCGCAGGGGCTTGATGGTTTTGCACATGATTTGCATGCTCAGCTTTTAACCGCTGCCGCTGTAGAAAAAGAAGGTAAATAAGCATGGCTTTTGGTGGCTTTGATCAAAGCGATAACGCGCCGATGTCAGAAATCAATACGACGCCGCTTGTCGATGTGATGCTGGTGCTTCTGGTGGTGTTTATTGTAACTGCGCCAGTGATGACGCATTCCATTCGGGTTGATTTACCTAAGGCTAAGGCAGAAGTCACCCAGACACCGCCTGCGGTGCTGCGGGTTACGCTGACGGCAAGCGGGCAGATTGAGTGGGAAAAAACACCTGTTCGTGCGGATGAATTACCGCTTCGCTTCGCAACCGCCGTAGCAAAAGATGCTCAGACCGAGCTGCATTTGCTGGCGGACAAAAGCGTGCGTTACGAGCTGATTGCACAAACCATGTCGGCAGCAAGGCAAGCAGGGTTAACGAAAATTGGCCTGCTGACAGACGGAAACTGATTAAGCATAAGACTGAACGTTTTACCGGACGAAGGTCAGATGACCTTCGTTTTTTTTGACTCAAAAAAAATAGAAGACCTACCCATGAGAGAGATACACAAGCCTAAATCGGCCATCCGCCACCTGGCTAAACTGCCTGCGGCTGCAGCATTATTTGGCGCGATGAGCGCAAATGCAGCACCGATTGACGAAGTGAAGCTCGCACCGGTTGAAGTAAAGGCCGATGTTAAAAACACCAAAGACACCGATAAAACCTACAACGCGCCTGTGACCCACGTAGGCCGCACGCCACAGGCCGCGCGTGATATTCCGCAATCTACTACCAGCGTGACTCGTTCTTTAATGAATGACCAGGATAGCAATTCTTTGAAAGAAGCATTGCGAAATGCGGTGGGAATTACTTTTAATGCCTCTGAAGGTGGCAGTAGTGGCGATGGCGTGCGCTTGCGTGGTTTTGGTGCGTCTAACGATTTGTATTTAGATAATTTCCGCGATGCGGCGCAATACAATCGCGATACATTTAATACCGATACGGTAGAAGTGTTGCGTGGCCCGGCTTCGATGGTTTATGGACGCGGTTCAACCGGTGGTATTGTTAATCAAGTTAGCAAAACACCCTTTCGTGGTGATTTAAATCAATTTACTGGGACTATCGGTACGGAGTCGTTTTACCGTGGTGAAGCAGATTTGAATCGGAGCTTGAGTGATAATTCTGCGTTACGCGTGAATGTGATGGCGCAAAAGGCAGGTAGTACGCGTGAAGGTGCGGAGACTAATCGCTGGGGGGTTGCGCCTTCTTTGGTTTTGGGTTTGGGTGAGCCTACTGAAGTGACTCTTTCTTTGATGCATTATCAGGAAAACAATATTCCTGACTATGGCGTTCCTTACTACATGCCAACATTGCAACCGATTGAGCGTGTAGATCAGTTTTATGGTTTGAAGAAAGTGGATTATGAAAAAAATAAAACCGATGTGGCTAGTTTGAATATTCAGCATCGTATTAATCCTAATCTTTTACTGAAAAACTCAACGCGCATTGGTATTTACTCCCTTGATTTATGGGCTACACAAGCAGGTTTAAAGCTTGCGACACCGACTTCTCCAGTGACGGATGACACTGTGGTCGGGCGAAATCGTAAGCTGCGTATGCGCGATCAAGAAATTTACTCAAATGTGACCGATTTGTTATGGGATTTTGACATCGGCACCCTTCGACACAATGTTATGTTGGGCTTTGAGCTGACGCGTGAAAAGGTAGATAACTTTGTTCGAGGCGGAGCATGTACTCTTCCTACGACTACTGTGGGAAATAGCAACCCTCATGCTGAAGTGACTAGCTGTCCTGCGCCTGTTATAACAAGCATTTCACGGGTGAATGGAGATACTATCGCGGCGTATGCTCAAGATTTAATTGAGCTAAATCCACAGTGGAAAGTATTGCTTGGTGGTCGTTTTGATCACTTTAAGGTAGATACTGATTATGAAGATAAAGCACCTGGTGCTATGCCTCAGGCGTCGCGGTCACGATTAGATAATGTTATGAGCTGGCGTACTGGCTTGATATTTCAGCCTACTGCAACACAATCTTATTACATTTCATATGGTACTTCTTTCAACCCTTCTGCAGAGTCTTACTCTCTGGATCCTTTGGGCGTGAATACCCCTCCAGAAAAAAACCGCAATATTGAAGCGGGTGCTCGTTGGGAATTACTTGAAGGTGGCTTGAATTTACGTGCGGCATTATTTCGCACAGAAAAAACGAATGAACGTCAGACAGATATGGATGGCAATCAAAACTCAGCATATTTGTTATCCGGCCGACGTCATACCGATGGTATAGAGGTCGAGGCCGCAGGTCGTATTAGTGAGAATTGGCAGGTGTTTGGTGGATTTACACTGATGAAGCCAATCATTGACGAGCGAGCACCTACAGGTAAGCCTTCGGTAGAAGGGAATGATGCAGATAATGCACCTCGCTATACCGCTAATATGTGGAGCACTTACCAAATTGATAGTAATTGGAAAGTGGGTGGGGGCTTTAATATGATGGCTAAGCGTTATACCAGTTTAGAAAACACAGTTTACTTGCCTAAATATACGCGCTGGGATGCCATGGGTGAGTACCGCTTCCGTGATTACAGTGTGCAGTTGAATGTTAATAACTTATTTGACACTGCCCACTATGAAGGGCTCTATCGCGGCTTTACCGTGCCAGGTACAGGCCGTACAGCACATTTAACAGCCAGCTATCGTTTCTGATCTTTTGTTAAAGGCGCCTGTGCTGCTTAATGTTTAAAGCAGTGTGTTAATCGTGCGCTAAGTCAAGCCGCCATGCTATTTTTGCGTGGCGGTTTTTTGCATTTTGAGTTTGATTAAAGGATTTGTTATATGTTGTTGCATATTCCTCAGGTGCTGGATGCGCAGACTGTGGCTTATTGTCGGGAGCGGCTGGAAACGGCTCAGTGGCAGGATGGCAAAATGACTTCGGGCACGCTATCCGTGTCGGTGAAACGCAATGAGCAGCTGGCAAAAGACAGCCCGCTGGCAAAAGAGCTGGGGGCGATTATTTTGCAGGCGCTCAATGCCAATGAGATGTTTTTTTCTGCCGCGCTGCCCAGCTACGTGATGCCGCCGCAATTTAACCGCTACGAAAACAGCATGGATTTAGGCAATCATATTGATAATGCCGTGCAGGGGATTTTTGGCACGCAAGAGCGTATCCGTGCGGATTTATCGGCCACGTTGTTTTTTGCTGAGCCAGAGGATTACGACGGTGGCGAGCTGGTGATCGAAGATACCTACGGTGTGCATGAGGTAAAGCTGGCTGCGGGCGACATGATTTTATATCCGTCCACCAGCCTGCATCGGGTGGAGCCGGTTACCCGTGGTGCGCGGCTGGCTTCATTTATGTGGATTCAAAGCATGGTGCGTGATGTGGGCGAGCGGGCGGTATTGTTTGATCTGGACACCTCCATCCGCCAGTTGCGCCAGCAGGGCGGATCGCACGATATTGCCACTTCGCTGACAGGCACCTATCACAATTTATTACGCCGCTGGGCTGATCTGTAGCCTTAAGAGTGCTTGTGGTGAAAATTTTTATGCTTTCTCAGCCTCTGCGGGTTCGATCAGTGTGCCTATACGCGGTATAATCCGTGTTTTTTGTGTGAGCTTACACGTAATGCCTATTTATGCTTATCGCTGTGCTGCTTGCGGTCATTCTGACGAGCATATTCAGAAGATGTCGGATGACACGCTTACCGTGTGCCCTGCCTGCCATGCATCCTCTTATGAAAAGCAGCTGACTGCGGCTGGCTTTCAATTGAAAGGGAACGGCTGGTATGTGACCGATTTTAAAGGTGGACCTTCGTCTAAATCGCCCACGGATGCTTAATAAATCCATGCTGATGACGCATTTCAAAAAATACTTACTGACAGGTTTATTAGTGTGGGTGCCTTTGGCTATCACGCTGTGGGTCTTGCAGCTGATTATTGGCACGATGGATCAGATCGGTGCTTTATTACCTACTTCAATGCGACCGGATTCATGGCTGCTGCAGGCTTTAGAGGGATCGTTTCCCTTTTTAGTGGGCTCGCATCATATTCCTGGTTTTGGCGTGATTCTGACCGTCGTTGTATTACTGCTGACGGGTGTGTTTGCGACCAATGTGCTGGGCCTGCGCTTATTGCAGGTCGGGGAAAAAGTTCTTAACCGCATTCCCATCGTGCGTTCAATTTATAGCAGCGTGAAGCAGGTTTCAGATACTTTGTTTTCTGATTCCGGCCAAGCGTTTCGTCAGGCGCTGCTTGTGCGTTTTCCTCACGGGGATGCTTGGACGATTGCTTTTATGACCGGAATGCCGGGAGGGGAAGTGGCCGCCGTACTGGATGGTGATTATGTGAGTGTTTATGTACCCACAACACCTAACCCCACCTCAGGCTATTTTATTATGGTTAAAAAGGCCGACGTGATCGAGCTGGATATGAGCGTCGATGAAGCTTTAAAGTATGTTATTTCGATGGGTGTGGTTACACCCGGCAAGACGGTTTAATCCGTTACAAAGCCAAAGATGGCGTTAAAAATGCTTTGCAGCGATTGCGTTTTTCGCTCAGGGCTTTTTTTTCTTATCCTTGGCTTTTTCAATCACTTGCCAGCATGATCAACACTGATTAAATCAAAGAGAAAACTAAATGCGTACAGATTACTGTGGTCTTATTGACAGCCGTTACCTCGGGCAAACCGTCACCATTAAAGGTTGGGCGCATCGTCGCCGTGATCATGGTGGTGTGATCTTTATCGATCTGCGTGATCGTGAAGGTTTGGTACAGGTTGTGATCAACCCGGATACCCCGGAAGCGTTTACTACTGCGGATTCCTCCCGCAATGAATATGTTCTGGAAATCACCGGTCTGGTGCGTGCCCGTCCGGAAGGCGCAGCCAATAAAAACCTGATTTCTGGCGAAATTGAAATTGTGGCCACTGAAATCAAAATTCTGAATACCGCAGTCACCCCACCGTTCCAGATCGATGATGAAAATCTCTCTGAAAACGTACGTCTGCAAAACCGCGTGATTGACCTGCGTCGTCCGGTCATGCAAAAAAATCTGCGCCTGCGTTATCGCATCGCCATGCTGATCCGTAATTACCTGGACAGCCGTGGCTTTATTGATATCGAAACCCCGATGCTGACCCGCTCCACACCAGAAGGCGCACGCGATTATCTGGTGCCTAGCCGTGTGCACGATGGTCAGTTTTTTGCTTTGCCACAATCGCCACAACTATTTAAACAATTGCTGATGGTGGCGGGTTTTGATCGTTACTACCAAATTGTGAAGTGCTTCCGCGATGAAGATTTACGTGCTGATCGTCAGCCGGAATTCACCCAGATCGATATCGAAACCTCGTTCCTGAACGAACACGAAATCATGGACATCACCGAATCGATGGCCAAGCACGTGTTTAAAGAAGGGATTGGCGTTGAGCTGACCGACTTCCCGCGCATGACTTACGCCGATGCCATGTATTACTATGGCTCGGATAAGCCTGATCTGCGTGTGACTTTGAAATTTGTTGAGCTGACCGATCTGATGAAGACGGAAGAATTCAAAGTATTCCGCTCTGCTGCAGAAATGGCCAATGGCCGCGTAGTAGGTTTGCGC from the Iodobacter fluviatilis genome contains:
- a CDS encoding LysE/ArgO family amino acid transporter; translation: MTISTVFNGAALSASLIMAIGAQNTFVLRQGLTRQHIFLTALICSLCDLVLMSIGVAGMGHALNTMPDLQRWMAIFGTVFVLWYGFNAFKKALHPDVLGDDHRERAFATPGKVILAGLAFSLLNPHALLDTVVLVGSIGAQQAPAERPLFVLGAVGFSFVWFFSLAYGSSKLSHLFNKPLAWRILDILIGFMMLAIAVSLIKMAGFF
- a CDS encoding Fe2+-dependent dioxygenase, with amino-acid sequence MLLHIPQVLDAQTVAYCRERLETAQWQDGKMTSGTLSVSVKRNEQLAKDSPLAKELGAIILQALNANEMFFSAALPSYVMPPQFNRYENSMDLGNHIDNAVQGIFGTQERIRADLSATLFFAEPEDYDGGELVIEDTYGVHEVKLAAGDMILYPSTSLHRVEPVTRGARLASFMWIQSMVRDVGERAVLFDLDTSIRQLRQQGGSHDIATSLTGTYHNLLRRWADL
- a CDS encoding ExbD/TolR family protein, with protein sequence MAFGGFDQSDNAPMSEINTTPLVDVMLVLLVVFIVTAPVMTHSIRVDLPKAKAEVTQTPPAVLRVTLTASGQIEWEKTPVRADELPLRFATAVAKDAQTELHLLADKSVRYELIAQTMSAARQAGLTKIGLLTDGN
- a CDS encoding DUF502 domain-containing protein; this encodes MLNKSMLMTHFKKYLLTGLLVWVPLAITLWVLQLIIGTMDQIGALLPTSMRPDSWLLQALEGSFPFLVGSHHIPGFGVILTVVVLLLTGVFATNVLGLRLLQVGEKVLNRIPIVRSIYSSVKQVSDTLFSDSGQAFRQALLVRFPHGDAWTIAFMTGMPGGEVAAVLDGDYVSVYVPTTPNPTSGYFIMVKKADVIELDMSVDEALKYVISMGVVTPGKTV
- the aspS gene encoding aspartate--tRNA ligase is translated as MRTDYCGLIDSRYLGQTVTIKGWAHRRRDHGGVIFIDLRDREGLVQVVINPDTPEAFTTADSSRNEYVLEITGLVRARPEGAANKNLISGEIEIVATEIKILNTAVTPPFQIDDENLSENVRLQNRVIDLRRPVMQKNLRLRYRIAMLIRNYLDSRGFIDIETPMLTRSTPEGARDYLVPSRVHDGQFFALPQSPQLFKQLLMVAGFDRYYQIVKCFRDEDLRADRQPEFTQIDIETSFLNEHEIMDITESMAKHVFKEGIGVELTDFPRMTYADAMYYYGSDKPDLRVTLKFVELTDLMKTEEFKVFRSAAEMANGRVVGLRVPGGAALSRKEIDEYTKFVAIYGAKGLAYIKVNDVTKLSNDEHSGLQSPIVKNLSEAALKEIIARTGATDGDLIFFGADKAKVVNEAIGALRIKIGHEKGEAGGYFAQGWKPMWVIDFPMFEHDEEADRWTACHHPFTAPQDGHEDMLDNNPGACIAKAYDMVLNGSEIGGGSIRIYREEMQSKVFRALKIDAEEAQNKFGFLLENLQFGAPPHGGLAFGLDRLVTLMVGAESIRDVIAFPKTQRAQCLLTDAPNSVDEKQLRELHIRLRQKAEVAAS
- a CDS encoding PAS domain S-box protein; this translates as MAWIALSLLLVFHVLQWPGYLFLCVLFMALRAPAKVDCNTAIFDASAFAVLLNDQKGQCCYVNEKWRLLSGLSLQQALGEGWLSAIHPEDRPRVIAMYAAARQGQLPVVEYRFLPGEGRVVWVSSSLLPVPGYANVSCQALICDLTASKRQEAERSALLVEQKEMKEELESILSSSNDPIVAVDMEFRFSVFNQSFASLFFLLYGVKVARRDCLLHYELKSEEDRSNLITFWGRVLQGECFVIRRALHGDDKIIRVFDLSFSPQFNSAGKQIGAINVLHDVTLSAQTERALQKSEELFKAATQSSVDAIYVLEAIKDESWKLVDFDFSEVNQNGFDFLQLHLDDTPKMSFEKAVNRIAYGYLFDVCSDVYFTKTKYQQEKECIGPDGNSCWLLFSVVALSNGVVLTASDISERKQSELALATFSSLQQAILDSAGSAIIVTDLSNTIRLFNQAAEEMLGYQAGELIGKETPAVFHQAESARLFIAEFEKELGEPLPIGSDVFSIQAMRYTQRDWIYQHRDGHAFPVELTMNVVRNQQGEITGYMGIANDISVRKMAEMKLQQNESRTSAILDSLHDCVLSVGMNGLILDANPAALKVFAYDNLRGKSLNLLFPHLGEMNLQQNLAGEIFTRLGVDTQGMREVVAINKEGVEVLMDMALAEVEVDGAHVFITTLHDLTQHKLDEQKMQETIEELEAVQTSLSGSHEQLSQANQELSRLAHLDGLTGIANRRLFDQTLVQEWARGARAGECLALAMLDVDYFKRYNDHFGHQAGDECLKRVAMAIASALHRPGDFAARYGGEEFVLVLPGTDQEGAVQVVEAVLNQVRNLAIVHQTSDVAKVVTLSAGIAVVLPLQGVDPYCLVQAADQALYQAKHQGRNRYFLAGANRLTE
- a CDS encoding MotA/TolQ/ExbB proton channel family protein, whose protein sequence is MDLALIWHSGDPVLVSVFVLLLTMSVVSWCLILLRSSLLLRIKRGQTRFLASFWKASDWNEATGLAAHAIAPEAKLARAGWEGLAHYRSNAGKGLGLAVSLDDYLVRTLRTRLSQENARLELGLSWLATVGSVSPFVGLFGTVWGIYHALVAIATKGDASLATVAGPIGEALVATAAGLAVAIPAVVAYNAFVRANRVIAQGLDGFAHDLHAQLLTAAAVEKEGK
- a CDS encoding energy transducer TonB: MIINRTLIVAVALLGHSALLYGLTTMSVQPAKPKQVLMLLAPAPIPMGEDVVKQPESKPQAKPRPVIKPQTAKPVLAKTVSKTPETIKAPEQMAVGQMAAAAQTAAPAEAVPAPATAGSKNSKQVSDEVPVETPPLFNTSYLANPRPSYPAQSMALGEKGRVMLRVKVSESGLPIEVELARSSGYRRLDDAAKKAVERWKFVPGRRGDNPVVMSAMVPVDFVI
- a CDS encoding TonB-dependent receptor, translated to MSANAAPIDEVKLAPVEVKADVKNTKDTDKTYNAPVTHVGRTPQAARDIPQSTTSVTRSLMNDQDSNSLKEALRNAVGITFNASEGGSSGDGVRLRGFGASNDLYLDNFRDAAQYNRDTFNTDTVEVLRGPASMVYGRGSTGGIVNQVSKTPFRGDLNQFTGTIGTESFYRGEADLNRSLSDNSALRVNVMAQKAGSTREGAETNRWGVAPSLVLGLGEPTEVTLSLMHYQENNIPDYGVPYYMPTLQPIERVDQFYGLKKVDYEKNKTDVASLNIQHRINPNLLLKNSTRIGIYSLDLWATQAGLKLATPTSPVTDDTVVGRNRKLRMRDQEIYSNVTDLLWDFDIGTLRHNVMLGFELTREKVDNFVRGGACTLPTTTVGNSNPHAEVTSCPAPVITSISRVNGDTIAAYAQDLIELNPQWKVLLGGRFDHFKVDTDYEDKAPGAMPQASRSRLDNVMSWRTGLIFQPTATQSYYISYGTSFNPSAESYSLDPLGVNTPPEKNRNIEAGARWELLEGGLNLRAALFRTEKTNERQTDMDGNQNSAYLLSGRRHTDGIEVEAAGRISENWQVFGGFTLMKPIIDERAPTGKPSVEGNDADNAPRYTANMWSTYQIDSNWKVGGGFNMMAKRYTSLENTVYLPKYTRWDAMGEYRFRDYSVQLNVNNLFDTAHYEGLYRGFTVPGTGRTAHLTASYRF
- a CDS encoding FmdB family zinc ribbon protein, which translates into the protein MPIYAYRCAACGHSDEHIQKMSDDTLTVCPACHASSYEKQLTAAGFQLKGNGWYVTDFKGGPSSKSPTDA